The genomic stretch CGTCGCCTGCCGGATACCGTCGATCGTCTCCTGCCACGGTTTCTGCCACCGCACGAAGCGGCAGACCACGCCATCGGCGTCAAGCGCGATCCCCACAGTCCAATCGTGCGACTTGGCCACGTCCCAGCCCCAGCACACCGGCTCGGCCGCACTGAGCGGCGAGACGCCGGCGGCGATCGCCGCGGGGCCGAACGGGTTGCCTTCATCGTCCGATGGCTCGGCCAGATACAGTTCGCGAAACACGTTCTCCGGCAGTTGCCGCCGGGCGTCGTCAATCTCCGCAGCATCGAGCACGCCGGCGGCCACCGCGTCATGCGCGGTGATGCGGGCGTAGTGCATGGCCGGCTCGCCCGCTTCGGCCCGCCGTGCCAGCCGGTAGGCCCAGTTGCGCCGGCCCTTGACGTTGCCGATGATGCGCACCGGCCCGCGCGTCGCTGTGAGCGTGCTGCGCAGCGCGTGCCACGCCTCTTCCTTGCAGCGCGTCGCCTCATCGATCACCGCGGCGTAGACATCTTCTCCGTAGAGCGCATCGGGCTTCTCGGCGCTCTTGAACGCCAGCACGGCGCCGTTGGCGAGCGTCAGCGTCAGTTCCGTCTCGTTCGCCACGTAGACCGCGGGCGGGAAGCCGCGTTTCAGCCGGCGATAGGCGATGCGGGCGACGGGGTAGTAGGGCGCGACCCACCAGTAGGCGCGGCCGGCGGCGCCCGCCATCGCCTGCTCGGAAAGCCACGCCATGCAGCCGACCGTCTTGCCGCTCTTGGTTGAGGCCTCGATGATGGCGTAGCGCTCGGGGCAGAAGATGGCCGCAAGCTGCTGCGGGTAGAGCCAGGGCCGTTCGTAGACGAAGCTAGTCGCCGTCGTCATCGCGCTCTCCGAGCTTGAGCGTGAACAGGACGGGCGCGACGCGGCCGGGGAGCATGAGCGGCTCGGGCACCTTGCCGTCCACCCGCTCTAATACGGTGCGGATGGCGGCCACGTCGCCGTCGAGTGCCTTCGCCACCAGCACGCGCGCCAGTTCCTGCGCCCGCGTTGCCTTGCCGTCTTCGCCGGTAGGCCGCGCCAGTTCGTAGCGCAGAAAGTCGGCGACGGCGGCACCGCGCCGCGGCCGGCCGCGGGGGTTGCCGCTCTGGCCCCTCGCGAATGGCCTTCCTCGCACTGGCATGGCTGTTCCTCCGCTGCTTTACAGCGGGCTTCCCGCCCAGTCCTGGGCAATGGTCACGTCGCAGGCGATCGGCACGTCGGGCACCAACTCGGCGCCGGCCGCCTCCATGTGGCCGCGCAGCCATGCCGCAACTGCTTCGGCCTCGCCCGCGTCGCACTCGATCACGATCTCGTCATGCACACACAACACCGGCGCGGCGGCCGGCTGCGCCGCCCGGTCTTCCCACAGGCGCGCCAGCGCCAGCTTGAGCACGTCGGCGCCGCTGCCCTGCACCGGACTGTTCAGCCTCTCCGTGAACTTCTCGACACCGAGCCGCCGCCGGCCGGTCAGCGTTCGCGTTTCGGTGTCCTTGCCGCGGCCTTCGCGTTCGTGCCAGGCGCGCAGACCGGGGTAGGCGCGGAAGAAGGCGTCTCGGAAACGGACGGCCTCGGGCTGACTCAGCGTGACG from Dehalococcoidia bacterium encodes the following:
- a CDS encoding DUF5681 domain-containing protein codes for the protein MPVRGRPFARGQSGNPRGRPRRGAAVADFLRYELARPTGEDGKATRAQELARVLVAKALDGDVAAIRTVLERVDGKVPEPLMLPGRVAPVLFTLKLGERDDDGD
- a CDS encoding terminase family protein, which produces MTTATSFVYERPWLYPQQLAAIFCPERYAIIEASTKSGKTVGCMAWLSEQAMAGAAGRAYWWVAPYYPVARIAYRRLKRGFPPAVYVANETELTLTLANGAVLAFKSAEKPDALYGEDVYAAVIDEATRCKEEAWHALRSTLTATRGPVRIIGNVKGRRNWAYRLARRAEAGEPAMHYARITAHDAVAAGVLDAAEIDDARRQLPENVFRELYLAEPSDDEGNPFGPAAIAAGVSPLSAAEPVCWGWDVAKSHDWTVGIALDADGVVCRFVRWQKPWQETIDGIRQATGRTRTLVDSTGVGDPILEALQRGGAGHFTGFHFSQASKQQLMEGLAVAIQRGEIHFPEGVIRSELEAFEYEYTRTGVRYSAPAGMHDDCVCALALAVAHRPRRVQMVAPVGIPKASVWGAAAGSAWR